A genomic segment from Luteibacter aegosomatis encodes:
- a CDS encoding (2Fe-2S)-binding protein gives MAQQGPTSPVPVPAAQDATQPAPRPVREGIDLIVNEKRYRHTGDPAMPLLWYLRDTLRLTGAKYGCDQGDCGFCTVIVDGKAVASCQTKMEKMSGKRVTTVEGLAGKDGALHPVQQAWIDEDAVMCGFCQPGQIMAAVDLLSHQKNPSDADIDKIGNLCRCGSYGRIRKAIKRAAVAMKDAKA, from the coding sequence ATGGCACAGCAAGGCCCGACGTCGCCCGTACCCGTTCCCGCCGCCCAGGATGCCACCCAGCCGGCGCCCAGGCCCGTACGTGAAGGCATCGACCTCATCGTCAACGAGAAACGCTACCGGCACACCGGCGACCCCGCCATGCCGTTGCTGTGGTACCTGCGCGACACGTTGCGCCTCACCGGAGCCAAATACGGCTGCGACCAGGGTGATTGCGGCTTCTGCACGGTGATCGTCGACGGCAAGGCCGTGGCCTCGTGCCAGACGAAGATGGAGAAGATGTCGGGCAAGCGCGTGACCACCGTCGAGGGCCTCGCCGGCAAGGACGGCGCGCTGCATCCCGTGCAGCAGGCCTGGATCGACGAAGACGCCGTCATGTGCGGCTTTTGCCAGCCCGGCCAGATCATGGCCGCCGTCGACCTGCTCTCGCACCAGAAGAATCCGTCCGACGCCGATATCGACAAGATCGGCAACCTCTGCCGCTGCGGCAGCTATGGTCGCATCCGCAAGGCGATCAAGCGCGCGGCCGTCGCGATGAAGGATGCCAAGGCATGA